The genomic DNA TCCACTGAGTTTGCCAGAAATCTCCTGACGCTCCCCAAAACCTCTGCAGAtgcctgaacacacacacacacacacacacacacacacacacacacacacaaaccttagTTTTCAAAACAATAagtaagctgtgtgtgtgtgtgtgtgtgtgtgtgtgtgtgtgtgagagatcatCACCATGTCACTGAGTTCCTGAAGGCCACCAGGAAGAAAAGTCCTGATCCGATAACAAACGCTGCCTTCTTCACTGAATCCCACAGACCACCACTactctcctacacacacacacacacacacacacacacacacagatagggACGAGACTTAAACACCCATCGGACAATAACCAGATAGATTAATAAATCTCTGATATTTCTGTATCACAACAAcatcacctgtgtgtgtgtgtgtgtgtgtgtgtgtgtgtgtgtgagagagagctctatgtgtgtatgtgtgagcggtgtgtgtgtgtgctctatgtgtgtgtgtctgagtgagtgtgtgtgggtgagagagagagtgtgtgtgtgtgtgtgtgtgtgtgtgtgagagagagagagagagagctctatgtgtgtatgtgtgagcggtgtgtgtgtgtgtgtgggtgaaagagagagtgtgtgtgtgtgtgtgtgtgtgagtgagtgtgtgtgggtgagagagagagagtgtgtgtgtgtgtgtgtgtgtgtgtgagagagagagagctctatgtgtgtatgtgtgagcggtgtgtgtgtgtgtgtgtgggtgaaagagagagtgtgtgtgtgtgtgtgtgtgtgtgtgtgccctgtaggTTTAGCGTCTTACCTGTACACGCTTCACCCCTGGTGAGGCTGATGCTGAAGCTCTCATGGTCATTACATGAGctgttataaaaataatctgttaaatataacacacacacacacacacacacacacacacacacacacacactgtgcactgCTCATGATGTAAAGTTTAACTGAACACACAGAAAATTACACACACtaatgaacatgaataaaaactaatacacaCCAATGCACATTAatacacaagaaaaaaacatgataaacacTAATACACACTAATAAACACCAATACATActaatacacactaatacaaactaatacacactaatacacaataaTTGTAGCGactattttctttgtttaatccATGGTGATGAAAAACGCTGTGCCCGGTTGGGATTGAACGCATACTCCATGATAcgtagaaaagaaaatagtttaTTGAGTCTATTtgagaaaaaacatgaataaaaactaGCTGTAAATTATGCAGATATTAAACTTAACGAAAGTATTGTGTATTGTTCCAAACATAACATAAAGCATGGTCAAaacagtgtgagaaaaccgtaCAGCATTTTCCACCAACCTCCATCTAAAATCAGCGCCATGGCTATATAACCTTTGACCTGATGATGTCACACCATCCCAGATACAAtgtaaaacacaaattaaatacaaattcatATCTCATAACCTAATTCTTATCACTAAACTACtactaaacataaaattaaaaataaaaataaactttcaatTATCAAACCCAAAATTCCGAGTTGGTGAAACCCAAAATATCAAAATGGCAAAATGGCtgtaacaataataaacacCAATACATACTAATACATACTAATACACACTAATAAGCAATACCACATTAATACACACTAATAAACACTAATAAACACTAATAAGCAATACCACATTAATACACACTAATAAACACTAATAAACACTAATAAGCAATACCACATTAATACACACTAATAAACACTAATAAACACTAATAAGCAATACCACATTAATACACACTAATAAACACTAATAAACACTAATAAGCAATACCACATTAATACACACTAATAAACACTAACAAACACTAATACACACTAAAGAACACTAATTAAACTTAATGAAGACcaatacacactaatacacacaaatacacattattaaacataaataaacacatactaATATACTTATAAACACTAATTCACACTACTGAACACCAATAAACACcaatacacactaatacacaataatacacactaatacacaataatacacactaattaacaataatacacaccaatacacaataatacacactaataaacaataatacacACCAATAAACACCAATACACACTACTAAACActaatacacaaaaataaacaataataaacaccaAGAAACACTAATATATACTAATAACCactaataaaaactaataaaatctaTTAAACACCAATGCACATTAATAAAGactaaaaaaactaatacaCACCAATAAACACTAATAAACATCAATAAGCACTAATACACACTTATAAGCCCAAACAGACTCTAATAAACACTAATTCAAACCAATTAACAACTAATACACACTAAtaaatacacactaatacacactaaCAACCACTAATATACACTAATAAACACTAACAAACACTAACAAACAGTAATATACACTAATAAACACCAATAAACACTAATAAACACTAATAAAGACTAATAAACAATaccacactaatacacactaaTTAATGTGGTATAAACACTAATACATATTaccacacaaatacacactaatacacacacaaatacacattattaaacatcaataaacacacactaataGCCTTATAAACACTAATTCACACTATTGAACACCAATACACAATAATACAcactaataaacaataataaacaataatacacACCAATACACACTAATAAATACTTCTGAACTCTAATAAACAATAagaaacaccaacacacactaaaacacaataataaacactaataaaaaactaacacaGTAATAAAGAGGAtcagagttaaaacatttataattaaataaaacattacacacacacacacacacagagggttataaagcaaataaaactcTATGAAGTTCATAAACTATTCCTGCTCTATAAAGTGTATTTAAATTGGTGATTAATGAAGGATTAAACTCACAGTAGTGCCCACTCCACTCTgggtctatctgtctgtctgtgtgtgtgtgtgtgtgtctctctctctctctctctctctctttccctcctaAGGGTTTTATAAGCTGCGCATGCTATTCTCTCATTGGTCCATTCATGGTCATGTGACCGCAGGTGGCTCCTCGTAGCGATATGAAACAAGGCTGTTTCGAACTTGGATGAAACGTCACACTGGCCGCCATATTGGAAAGGTCTACATTCCGCTGTAACCCTGGCGCGTGCTGTACGGAGCATCCGCTGTCGTTAAAGTGCGTTAATTACACGCGTGTGAATATAGCAGCAGGGAGAGTAGTGGAGTAGTGTGGAGATAAGTTAGTCTCCAATAACacactggactccatattaacatcaattaacatcaactgttatagctgaacttccagcctcctaacacacagtatgagtgcagatcaatccctgctatccgttatcacccagatgaggatgggttccctgttgagtctggttcctctcaaggtttcttcctattaccatctcagggagtttttccctcagcagggacgatctgatcattctgattcactcacacacacacacacacacacacacacacacacacacacacacacacacacacacacacttcaataattcttttgattgtgtaaagctgctttgtgatgatgacAACTGTTCAAACACTATACtaataaaatggaattaaatTGGATGAATTAAATGTGTATATGGGCGAacagaaatataacaataatCAAAAGTCAGCATTAAGATACAAATCACTAAATATAACCTATAAATATGTAATAACGCCTTTAATGACCAGACTGCATTAATATCAGAGGGAAACTGTTTAAACTACATATTTATCATAAATGACTAAGATGTTAAATAGAGTTAAGGTCTTTCATGATATCTGCTGAGGAACAACACGGCTCTCCAGCTTTCAGTCCATTACCGCCATCTAGTGTTGAAGCGAGCACAAAACACCCACCTAAAGGCTGTAAGTTTATTAAATGGGTTTCTTCCGAAGCCATGTCTGATACCTACAGGACCAGAGCTCTGATGCACAGACCTTTCTTCTGATATTAAATGTGATGTTTTTCTGATGGCAGCTTCGAATcttttgcaaaaatatatatttttaattaaagtttttcTGCTGGATCCAAACTTTTAGGCTGAAAATATGACTGTAAAGGTAGGGTTCTACCATGAGAGCACCTGCGGAAACCTTAATTTTGATCTGAGCGGAATGTTAATTCTGAGGTTTCTGGATGGGGTTGTGAGACTTATTCGTGAGGTTCTTCAGTTTCTGGTGTGTGGGTGGTCCAGGATGGAGCAGTTTTCTCCAGTTCCTGGCTGATCTGCTCAGAAGGAAGAGACTCTCAGCTCAACCAGCATCCACTGGtccatcatcctcatcatcctcctctTCTTCATTATCAGCATTACCACCCCACCACaaccatcattatcattatcagcataaaaatgaaaacatcagaacctagaatacttctAGGTCTCCCCTTGAAAcgagagaactaatttcactcatctcctcttcaaaatcgtcaacctgtatgtatattagatcctataccgacacattttctcaagtggaaagttccagcaataacagaacccctgttgaaagtaCTTAACTtgttcactcagcattgggtatgttcctaaattccttaaattagcagttaataaaccactaatcaagaaacctgacctcgacccctgtcagctttccaattacaggccgatatcaaacctcccctttatctctaaaattctggaaaaggtagtatcacagcagctatgttcataactaaaatagaaatagcatacatgaactgtatcagtcaggatttaggcctcatcacagtacagagacagcactcgttaaagtagtaaatgacctcctacaggcctctgatcagggttgcgtcactatacttgtgttactcgacctcagtgcagcttttgacaccgttgatcatagtattctctttcacagattagaaaatgtagtaggaattaagagaaaggccctcttatggctcagatcctatttgactgatcgttatcagtttgtagatttatatGGTGACCAtttctcatgttctcaagttgagtttggtgttccacagggttctgttttaggcccactgctttttttcctttacatgcttcctctggacataattcgtaaacatggtattagttttcactgttatgctgacgacacacaagtatacgtttcagcaaaacttGATGAGAAataacagcttactaaagtaagcaatgtgtgcaggacataagaaattggatgctaattaacatccttctgcttaatcctgataagacagaagttctagtcataggaccgcatacagctagaagcaagattttagatcactctgtaactttagatggcctttctgttccatcaagtgcaacagtaaaagacctcggtgtgattatagattccagcctttcatttgaagctcatgtagataatattaccaggatagcattctttcacctcagaaatattgccaagataagaaatatattgtcaccaaattatgcagaaaaactagttcatgcttttatcacctctaggttggactattgtaatgccttactgtctggttgttcagctagatgcataaataagcttgagctagtccagaatgcagcagcgagagtcctcactagaaccagaagatatgagcacatcacccctatcttatctacattgcattggcttcctgtgaaatttcgcattgattttaaaatactactcttgacatataaagcattaaatggtctcgcgccgcagtacctgagtgaactgctagtgtcttacgatccgccacgcctacttcgatcaaaggatgcaggctgcttgtcagtaccgcgtattactactacagctgggggcggagctttttcttacaaagccccaaaattatggaatagtcttccaaatagtgttcgggactcagacacagtctcagtgtttaagtccaggctaaaaacctatttatttagccaagcatttttataaatagattagccataggtaaaggagcagatctgggggactcatggacgtagagtattatggtgaactggtatgtttggatgctgtcttcctcactctcattgatcactcaggtttgttgacggtgaggtgattgtttgctttacatctcagttccccctcatgtctgtgtttccttctggctcctcccttttagttatgatgtcatagttagtcctgccggagtctctgcttgcactctacagttaatatacattcacattatacattgtgtgactgtgaccagacctaactgttatctcttctctctccctgtctctctgtctcactacACCTGTCTCTcatgagctgccagtgatccagaccccctttgtcccccggacctgtctgactcgtcacCTGGACGCTGATTAATCCATGAGTGGATCCACCATCAGTATTCATGTGATTGTGTagagctgctttgtgatgatgacAGTTATTAAAATCACTATACAGATAGAATTGATCTTCAGATCAGATGTTTTGTCTGTCTGCCTATTGTGCTGTGAATTTCTCCTCTCTATatgaattaaattactaaaacagactttctgggtctttctaaatgaatgaaacaaataaacaaacatttaacacCAATAAAACCAGAGCAGAGCTCCTGCACTTCCTGTTTACCCGGAAGTGCTGCAGTCAGCTGACGCGCGGTGCATTGTGGGAGTGGAGGACGTTGTTCAGACTTGTTCCTGTCTCGGTGCTGTCAGGTTTctctacactgtgtgtgtgtgtgtgtgtgtgtgtgtgtgtgcgcgcgctgtaAGGACTCACACTGTCTGATCTGATCATCAGTCCGAGTCATTAATCAGGGATCGATTTATTAGTTATTCGCGCGTGAACCGGAAGAGGCGCGTGCTGtctgtttatgtatgtatgtatgtatgtatgtatgtatgtatgtgtgtgtgtgtgtgtgtgtgtgtgtgtgttaatgagaaCAGAAGTGACAGGGCCGTGTATACACTCCTGATCCGCGCGCGCTCCCGGTCTTAATGTTATCTGTGTGTACAGACCGACCTGGCGGATCTGCGCATGCGCGGCACTTTCACACTCTCAATCACCTGCTgtcccttattattattattattattattattattgttgttgttgttgtaaattTAGGATCAGAAGTGTGAAGTTTTTTAGAGCATCATGAGAAATAACGAGCTGTTATCATCACTGCCTGAAACACACTgggtttactgtgtgtgtgtgtgtgtgtgtgtgtgtgtgtgtgtatgtagatcATCAAGGTGTGTGACTATGTCGAGTCGTGGAGGGAAGAAGAAGCTGACGAAGACGTCCCGCTCTGTGAGGGCAGGAGTGATCTTCCCCGTGGGCCGGATGCTCAGGTACATCAAACACAACCTGCCCAAGTACCGCATCGGCGTCGGAGCTCCGGTGTACCTCGCTGCAGTGCTGGAGTACCTCAcaggtgtacacacacacacacacacacacacacacacacgggtgtgtatacatacacacacaggtgaaACTCGAAAAATTTGAATATCGTGCAAAAGTTAATTAATTTCAGTAATCCGAcataaaaggtgaaactaatatataagagactcattacatgcaaagcgaGATAGTTCAAgctgtgatttgtcataatgattagatgattatggcttacagctcatgaaaaccccaaatccacaatctcaatAAAATTGCGATCATTAAAACAAGGATTGAACACAGAACATATTGAACCTCTGAAAAGTATAAGTATGCATAtgtactcagtacttggtttggGCCCATTTTCCAGCAATTACTGcctcaatgcggcgtggcatggacgcctgtggcactgctgaggtgttatgaaggaccaggatgcttcaatagcagccttcagctcttctgcattgttcggtctcatgtctctcatctctctcttgGTAATGCCCTTATAGATTCTCTGTGGGGTTCAGGTCCGGCGAGTCTGCTgaccaatcaagcacagtaatcctACACTCATTGAACCAGGTTCtggtgcttttggcagtgtgggcaggtgccatgtcctgctgaaaaatgaaatcagcatccCCATAAAGCTCGTCTGTGGAAGGAAGCATGAAATGCTCCAAAATCTTCTGGTAGACGGCTGCATTGTCCCTCGACTTAATgaagcacagtggaccaacaccagcagatgacatgggtccccaaatcaacacagactgtggaaacttcacactggacttccagcatcttgcagtgtgtgcctctccattcttcctccagactctgggtcctttgtttccaaatgacatgcaaaagttgctctcatcagaaaagaggactttggaccactgagccacagaccagttttttttttttctttagcccagGTTAGATGTTTCTGACGTTGTTTGTTGTTCAGGAGCGGCATGACAAGAGGAATCTGACATTTAAAGCCCTTTTCCAGGatcagtctgtgtgtggtggctcttgattcactgactccagcctcagtccactcCTTATGAAAAGCCCCAACACTTTTGAATGGTCTTTTCTTGACAATCCTCTCCAGGCTGTGGTCATCCCTGCTGCTTCTGCACCTTTTTCTTCCACAtaactttccattaatgtgctttgatgatacagcactttgggaacaaccaacttcttttgcaattaccttttgAGGCATTTCCTGGTTTTCTGCACACTGTCAGGTCAATagtctttcccatgattgtTCTTCCTAttaaaccagactgagagaccatttaaaggctcaggaacccTTTGCAGGGGTTATgacttaattagctgattagagtgggacactttattattctaattttctgagatttggggttttcatgaacTGTAAGcaataatcatctcaattatgacaaatcacggtCTGAACTATCTCGCTTTGCATGTAATAAGTCTATCTCGTATATCAGTTTCACCTTTTAGGTTGCATCACTGAAATCTGAAATACTGTAAAGGAACTTTATTAAGAAAATGTATTCATTAAGCactgttaattaaaattatcatttttttacttaatcataacttactgtgtgtgtgtgtgtgtgtgtgtgtgttgtagctgAAATTTTGGAGCTAGCAGGTAATGCAGCTCGTGACAATAAGAAAGGTCGAGTAACTCCACGACACATCCTGCTGGCCATTGCTAATGATGAGGAGCTCAATCAGGTACACACAGGGGCAGGGGCGTGGGGTAAGGGCGGGGCAGGGGCGTGGGGTAAGGGCGGGGCAGGGGCGTGGGGGTAAAGGCGGGGCAGGGGCGTGGGGTAAGGGCGGGGCAGGGGCGTGGGGTAAGGGCGGGGCAGGGGCGTGGGGTAAGGGCGGGGCAGGGGCGTGGGGTAAGGGCGGGGCAGGGGCGTGGGGTAAGGGCGGGGCAGGGGCGTGGGGGTaaatgtccacacacacacacacacacacacacgcacacacacacatacacaagggAGTTTGACCCACAGTGTCTCAGTAtataaagtctctctctctctttccatgtcatcgtgtgtgtgtgtgtgtgtgtgtgtgtgtgtgtgtgtgtgtagctgctgAAAGGTGTGACGATTGCTGCAGGTGGCGTTTTGCCCAACATCCACCCCGAGCTGCTCGCCAAGAAACGCGGCTCTAAGGGTAAACTGGAGGTCGTGGTGTCGCCTCCACCTGCCAAAGGCAAGACCTCGAAAAAAACACCCACCGCCAAGAAAACGCCCAGCAAGAAGTCCTCTAGAGTAaaggtatatacacacacacacacacacacacacacacacacacacaaaatcctgCTGAacagtttaataatatttgctCCTCCACTGGAATGATccatttattaataacattattattatgaactCATTcagtataactgtgtgtgtgtgtgtgtgtgtgtgtgtgtgtgtgttacagaggcGTGGTGATGGCAGTAAGGCGGTGACAGCAGACAGCACCACTGACTCTGCGTCTGATGGATTCACTGTTCTCTCGTCTAAGAGCCTGTTCCTGGGACAGAAGGTACAGAACCACAACAATTAGAACCTGagctacagaacacacacacacacacacacacatacacacacacacaatgtttgtactgtatgtgtgtgtgtatgcgtgtatgcgcgtgtgtatgtgtgtatgtatgtatgtatgtatgtctgtgtgtgtgtgtgtatatatatgtgtgcgcgtgtgtgtatgagcgtgtgtgtgtgtgcgcgtgtgtgtgtatatatatgtgtgcgcgtgtgtatgagtgtgtgtatgagcgtgtgtgtgtgtgagcgagcgcgtgtgtgagcgtgtttgtatgtgcgcgtgtgtgtgtgtgtgtgtatgtgtctgtctggGAATATTACTGAGTCTCCATAAAAGACGCTACATTTGCATTATGCAAAGTTCTTTTCCTAAAGCAAAGGCATGTGTGACAGAACGTCTGCCTGAAGCTTTACCACATTTcacctcattcacacacacacacacacacacacacacacacacacacagagcaccgCAGTGTGAATGTTTtgagtatgtactgtaagtcgCTCCTCAGGGAGTAAAAGACTAAAACCGTTCCCACGATAATAACGCtgcagagagaaataaacagcgTTCCGGATTTACATTACCGTTCCATGGGGGGGCGACACTGAGCCACTATTCAGCtcggctacacacacacactctgaatgATGAGGGGAACAGActgtctcttacacacacagatattctgtttataaaaaaacgCCCATCTTAACTGCGTACTAATGAGTGGCGATAATCGGCTCGCCAAATACACAGGTGAGACAGGCGGAGCCGATCACATACGGaccgatgtgtgtgtgtttatttaaaagtgcAGAGGTTCAGTTCGTTATTCATTGGCACAGCTTTGTTTCATGTGCTGTGTGTTACAATGAGTGTGTATAGCAGGACTGTCATTTTTTAG from Clarias gariepinus isolate MV-2021 ecotype Netherlands chromosome 19, CGAR_prim_01v2, whole genome shotgun sequence includes the following:
- the LOC128507525 gene encoding core histone macro-H2A.1; this translates as MSSRGGKKKLTKTSRSVRAGVIFPVGRMLRYIKHNLPKYRIGVGAPVYLAAVLEYLTAEILELAGNAARDNKKGRVTPRHILLAIANDEELNQLLKGVTIAAGGVLPNIHPELLAKKRGSKGKLEVVVSPPPAKGKTSKKTPTAKKTPSKKSSRVKRRGDGSKAVTADSTTDSASDGFTVLSSKSLFLGQKLQVVQADISAINSDAVVHPTNSTYHTGGEVGSALEKKGGKEFGEAVLELRKKNGPLEVAGAAMTSGYGLPAKFVIHCNSPGWGSDKCEELLDKTVKNCLALADEKKLKSVAFPSIGSGRNGFPKQTAAQLILKAINSYFVSTMSSSIKTVYFVLFDSESIGIYVQEMAKLDAK